The Astyanax mexicanus isolate ESR-SI-001 chromosome 12, AstMex3_surface, whole genome shotgun sequence genome window below encodes:
- the LOC125806140 gene encoding uncharacterized protein LOC125806140, with translation MHVAVLVRNKLLQKYGYEPILQPLICDLIELQLKGISVSVDDQTHVFKGVLFSISADNLSAHSLAGFNTCFSHGFICRFCMCHHDNMHNAIDEASCILRTSDHQSHLAVENSKSLYGVAGHCPFEKILHFEVTECFPPDLMHDVLEGVIPHVTRLVLKKLNSDKLITIQQLNERLQEFPFGQNDVTHKPVFLRQTVLQGSGIQGKAVEKLVLFSLLPFLIGNFVPKRNTHWDLYLLLRSVCDILLAPVIKTSWLSPLTALITDFLTSFQRSFPDDFIPKIHYLVHYPRLIENFGPLRAHWCL, from the coding sequence ATGCACGTTGCTGTTTTAGTCCGAAACAAGCTGTTACAGAAATATGGCTATGAGCCCATTCTTCAGCCGCTCATCTGTGATCTCATAGAGCTGCAATTGAAGGGAATATCAGTCAGTGTTGATGACCAAACTCATGTTTTCAAAGGAGTGCTTTTTTCCATTTCAGCTGACAACCTCTCTGCCCATTCTCTTGCTGGTTTCAATACATGTTTTAGTCATGGCTTTATTTGTCGATTCTGTATGTGCCATCATGACAACATGCATAATGCAATTGATGAGGCGTCTTGCATTCTTCGGACCTCTGATCACCAAAGCCATTTAGCAGTTGAAAATTCAAAAAGTCTCTATGGTGTTGCTGGACATTGTCCATTTGAAAAAATTCTTCATTTTGAGGTGACTgaatgttttccaccagatctCATGCACGATGTTTTAGAGGGTGTAATTCCACATGTTACACGGCTAGTCTTAAAGAAACTCAACAGTGATAAACTTATCACGATTCAGCAGTTGAATGAACGACTACAGGAGTTCCCTTTTGGACAAAATGATGTTACACACAAGCCAGTGTTTTTGAGACAGACAGTCCTGCAGGGAAGTGGAATTCAAGGAAAAGCTGTTGAAAAGCTTGTATTGTTCAGTCTTCTTCCTTTTCTAATAGGAAACTTTGTTCCTAAACGGAATACCCACTGGGATCTCTATCTTTTATTGCGATCAGTATGTGATATCCTTCTTGCACCGGTCATAAAAACAAGTTGGCTAAGTCCTCTGACGGCTCTAATAACAGACTTTCTGACAAGTTTTCAAAGATCGTTTCCAGACGATTTCATACCAAAGATCCATTACTTGGTTCACTATCCACGACTGATAGAGAATTTTGGACCTCTGAGGGCACACTGGTGTCTTTGA